The Sabethes cyaneus chromosome 3, idSabCyanKW18_F2, whole genome shotgun sequence DNA window aactctcacccggtttgtttatatttgcgacattcgcccttttgttaattctatctagatattaaaaatgttcagattaaggaaggtcattccagcgggggtacacggtagacATATTGTTTCTGGCtttgtactacaaaatttaatattttttttcgggCGAACCATTCTTGAACACAAGCAACTTTTTTCGTGATTTTTAACGTTTCATTGGGTACATTTCCGATAGAGTGTAGATTTTTTTACTGACAATCTGGCAACTTTGAGTTGCGGAGTTGCTGCATTGTGCATGTGCAAGTGCAACGTGCAAGTGcagtgttttgttttgtttatcaaGTACGAGTACAACTACTACAAGCTGTAGCGCCAgattatacaaaaataactgttGTTGTTTATTTGATTATGCATTTTAcggtattttcatattttccaagcaaatttTTACAAACTTACTCACTTTCTACTTTAAAGGAAAAATTGGAACGTGTTAATGAGCAGAAGGAGCCATCACCATCAATCTATGACGAAACAACGCAACACCCAGATGAAACGGGTGAATCTAATATGGGTTTAGTCACGGAGGCCGACCTGGTGGAATACATCTCGCGCGATCAAAAAGTATTTTATAAAAGTCAACAAATCAATGATCCTGAACTAACCGTAGAAGAAAAACTCAATATTTTGAAGGAAGTTTTATCGAAAAGTCACACAACATTTCTGTCTAGGTTTGGACACTTTATTAAGGAGGATCATTTGCGATATTTCGAGCAAGATCAGGAGACTTGCGGGTACAGCCCAGACGAACGTTACGAGGTGGAATACTATTTAGAGAAGATTCGACGTTCGCATAATGGTGGCCGAGAACGGGAGATACGCAATCGAAGGTACGCCGCATTGAAGCAACTGGTGCAGGATGGGAGCTATTTTAGCGAAATGGAAATGATGCAACGGGAACCGTTGCTGTACGAACAGCTCGTTGGGCAGTACTTAACTGAGCAGGAACGGAAAGCACGAGACGCGGAAGGGTCAAAGAAAGACAGTTTGGTATCGATACTGTTCAATGGCATTGATAAAGATAATACCGACGCGTTGCGCAAGGAGCAGCAAAGTGAGGAAACTAGAATGGAACAAGTGGCGGCCGGTTGTGAAGATGAGGATGATTCCGAGGATAGCGGACGGGAGAACAGACCGGAAACGCCAGCTttttcgcgcgcacaatggggTAACTTTGATGTGGAAGAAGAGGAGCGATTGAAAAATATTCAACTAGAGCGGGATGCAGAAAAGCGCAACAAAAAGTATTCCGTACCCGTTAGTATGGTAACGGCTGGCGAGCGGGACCTACTGAGAGATGAGTTTATCGGGACGATGTATTCAAAATTTATATCCGGGGAAGATGGGGAGTTTGATTattcaaaaattgatgaaagcGCCGAGTACGAAAATTTGGACATAATCGAACAAGATGAACAGGAGCGATACTTTGACTCGGAGGATACCGAAGGCTCTGTTCCACCGAATGATACCGTGCATTCTGATATGCAATTGGATGATAACGAGGAAGATGATTTGGATATCTACATGAGGCATATTGATCAACATTTGAAGAATCAACAAAACATGGAACGAATGAATAGTCAGATGCGTGATATAAACTGTGAATACGAAAGTGATGATTAATAATTGTTTAATTGATAATTGtaggaaaacaataa harbors:
- the LOC128743119 gene encoding coiled-coil domain-containing protein 97: MHFTEKLERVNEQKEPSPSIYDETTQHPDETGESNMGLVTEADLVEYISRDQKVFYKSQQINDPELTVEEKLNILKEVLSKSHTTFLSRFGHFIKEDHLRYFEQDQETCGYSPDERYEVEYYLEKIRRSHNGGREREIRNRRYAALKQLVQDGSYFSEMEMMQREPLLYEQLVGQYLTEQERKARDAEGSKKDSLVSILFNGIDKDNTDALRKEQQSEETRMEQVAAGCEDEDDSEDSGRENRPETPAFSRAQWGNFDVEEEERLKNIQLERDAEKRNKKYSVPVSMVTAGERDLLRDEFIGTMYSKFISGEDGEFDYSKIDESAEYENLDIIEQDEQERYFDSEDTEGSVPPNDTVHSDMQLDDNEEDDLDIYMRHIDQHLKNQQNMERMNSQMRDINCEYESDD